One genomic segment of Sorex araneus isolate mSorAra2 chromosome X, mSorAra2.pri, whole genome shotgun sequence includes these proteins:
- the S100G gene encoding protein S100-G → MCAQKSPEELKSIFEKYAAREGDPEQLSKEELKLLVQTEFPSLLQGPNTLDELFKELDKNGDGEVSFQEFQVLVKKISQ, encoded by the exons ATGTGTGCCCAGAAGTCTCCTGAGGAACTGAAGAGCATTTTCGAAAAGTACGCTGCCCGAGAAGGTGACCCCGAGCAGCTGTCCAAGGAGGAGCTGAAGCTCCTGGTGCAGACGGAATTCCCCAGCTTGCTGCAG GGTCCGAACACCCTAGACGAGCTCTTCAAGGAACTGGACAAAAATGGAGATGGAGAAGTCAGTTTCCAAGAATTCCAGGTGTTGGTAAAAAAGATATCCCAGTGA